The genomic stretch ACCAGGTGCCTAGGCAAAGTCCTCAAGCTTCAGAACAGATGTGTTAACATTCTTATAGACGCTTTCTACAAGAAACTTATCCACAACACGACAAAATATGAATCCACTGCTACATCATTCCAGCTTAACTCATCCACATTCTTCCACCCATTTTACCTACTTTCTGGCTAGAAGTCAAGTCAAATGGGATGTGGCCCCGTCGCTGCTTTTTCCTATGTGGATCCAGTTCTTTGCTCTCTGCAATATGGTCTGTGTATTGCTCAGTGAGTTCACTGGAACATGTATCTCCCAACTCCATGGcccaatcctcctcttcctgatCCAACTCTGTGTCGCTGCTTGAGTTAGAAGAGgtgcccatgataggttcatcgtTCTCACACTGAATGTCAGCCCCTGGAGATGCAGAGTTAAAAATAAGTATTTATTTTGAgtgggaaaaagaaaggaggaataaCTTGCAGACAGTCAAATATATAAAGGGGACATGGAGCTCTATATTACCTGCTTTGATTAGCATCTTGGTAAGGATTGGAGAACCCATTCCTGCTGCCAAGTGAAGAGGGGTATTCCCGGCAGAAGTCTGAGCATTCACATCAGCTCCCAACTTaagagaaaagccagagagagaatggTAGTCAAGAGGcacaaaaaagaaccatccctttCCATATGTGCAAGAAGACTAGGAACCCATGATTCCACATTGCTTGAAAACCCCATTTCATTGTGACCAGAGGGAGCAATTTGCtagtctatggcgggttacataccaccattaaagtacgcgcagagcgtgtactagggttagggaggtgcggtgcttccgcacctccctaaccctaatacgtgctctgcgcgtaaaaaatgacggtggcTGTTGTGCTTCCGCACGTGTCGTGGCggctatgatgccgcgagtgcgccagcggtgcTTCGCGGCGTAATAGCCACGTCGTGAGAAGGAGCTcaattttggagctccttttttgctccgcgagggagctgcatgGTTTGCAAgcagcggctccctcgcgcagcaaagagcagcactgggagaccaccgcaaagaggcggtttgtaacccaccaacaatggaaaaagaaaaactgacaTGGATGCAGCCCATTTCTgcttacacacaaacacacacaccagcatcctgttagtgacttgtGCATGCTTAAGTCCCATGTTCCCCTATGAGGAACATTTGTGCTCACCCTGCCTCATTTACATGTGAGTTACCATGATCCCTCTTCACCACAGGAGGCTTACTTGTTCATGGGACTGTAAAATCCCAGGGCATGCTCAACTATGGTTTGTAGGCTACAGAAACAAGACTTTCTTCCCTTTGACACTGGCCCAATCTTATCCTCACATACCTTCTTCATCAGATAGGTGGCCAGGTTCAGGTTCTCCATCTCCACAGCAAGATGTAATGGTGTCCGGCCACTCTGCCACTCAGCTGTATTCACGTCTGCTCCCTTTTCAACCAGCAGCTCAAGACAGGTCGGCCTCTTGCACTTCACAGCAAGATGTACAGGGAAAAACCCTGAGCAGACAAGAGTTAACAATTATCCCTTCTATCCTGTACAATGGGATGATACTAGAAGATAGAGGATTGGGAATGCATTGTAGGCATTGCATGCTAAAGTAAGGGTGTCACTGTCTGGGGAAAATCAACTATGCCTCAGCTTTAACCCCACTCGCATCTCCCATCTCAAGATGTACAGAGAGAAATGCACTCCTGCAGCATCCAGTATCATTCCAAGGGCTTGGTGATAAAAGTCCCAACAGGGTTTCCTTACAGTTCTTCTATCACCCACCAAGGTAATTTGGTGTCTCAAGAAGGTGGAGCGTGTGGGACCCCAAGTGACAGAGGAGGGTTCTTAGCATCTCCTCATCATCCAGCTGGAGGGCAAGGTGAATGATCGAGTTGCCATAGCGATCTAGGAGAGTAGGATCTGCACCAGCCTGCAGCAAGAAACCAGCCACTCTGGGCTGACGGGTGATCACAGCCAGGTGCAAAGGTGTCTGAGGACAGAAAAGACAGaaggaatcacagaatcaaaaaGATGCCATAGACGAGTACTTCCTCTGAGCCTATAGGCCATCCAGACTCCATTCACACCAAAGTAATCGTGTACAATAAGCCAAAGCACAGTGTACAAACTGTGATCAGAGTGAAACTATGCACCCAGTGGGTTAGATGTGCTCCTTGCTCTCACCCTTAACTAACTGAGGGCTTACACAGAAGCAATCATGTAGTTCTTCACCAGAAGAAAGCACAACCAGTTTGTGAAATGACTTACTGTTGGACTGTGCTCTGATACCATGGCACTGCAAAAAATTCACTTATAGGAGAAGCCCAAGAAAAAGACTGTGTGACTTTATGACTAGcaatagcagcaatagcagctgcatttatatactgcttcatactactctaagcagtctctaagcagtttacaactgtaagctaatcgccctcatcaagctgggtactcattttagcgacctcggaaggatgcaggcctgagtctagcctgagccctggctggtattgaatcttgtggtttgtgagtgagtggctgcagtacaggcatttaaccactgcactaccagggttCATCTACCACTTCAGAAACCTGAGAATCAAAATGTAAACACACAGTGCAGTTAAGACAGTGCTGGCgactgggagaaagggggaaatgtgcCCTTGGACACTAACTACTATACCTGCTGCAAGTGGTTGGTGATGTTGATGATTTGTTGATTGGGGATACTGACTGCAACCTGGACCAGTTGCACAATCACAGCTGTCTGCTCATGGATAATAGCCAGGTGCAAAGGCCTAAGGAAATGAATAAGACTTCAAGACAAGGCCCACTGTGATCAGTTTCAGAAACCAACAGTTCCTAAGCAGCAAAAATATTAAGTGTAATCATCATTATAGCTGGAACATGCCAActtgaaaaaaaaaccaaccccaagcCAAACCAAAACTCACCAATTTGCAAGAAGAAAAACCCAAAATTCCCCTACATTTGGGAGTTTTATATTTAAAGAATATGAATTTGTAAGTGCAGAAAATAGTGAGCACCGCTTTGTAAATTAGCAACTATGTCCCATATGAAAATAGGAACACAAAGCAAAGATTTAAACATGCGTCCCTTTGAGGTGAAAGGAGAAAATTCTGATAGAAGAATCTAAAATGGAACACTCTTCCTATAAAAGCACTTTCAGCTATAGTATTGTGTTCAATGATGGACGTGCTATCTTAAGAATATATTCAAACAGCTGACAAACACAGAAACATTCGTGTATGCCCAACATGCAAGAAAAGGCTGAAAAAGtgaacatatttaaaaatcaaaaagcagagatggaagagaggaaggaaaattaaTTCCAGCCTACTTCCAGCAGAGGACTGAGAAGAAACTGGGAGTTATCCCCCACATTGCAGAGAGTGTCAAAGGAAACCTCTCTCCCTATAATCTGAAATATCAGAGGGAAGAAGTGCCAAGGTAAAGACAGCCATCTCCTACCACAATGAAAATCTTTGGGTTCTACTCTTTCCAAAACACACTCACGTGTCTCCATTCTCATCCTGAGAAGCTGCAAGGTGTCTTTGCACAGACAACAGCATACGTGGGTCAGCAGTGACGGCATAGTCCAGAAGAGCCCGAGCACTACGTCGAGCCAGCATCAGCATCCATGAACTGCACTCTTGAGCTAGGTGGACAGGGGAAAACAGAAAACATTACTACGATACTAGTCAGTCATAACAACTTTTCTTGCCTTTTACCTCCAATTCACTATGCACGGACCTCCCTAACAAAATTCTGCCTTACCAAGCCTTATTCCAACAGGAGAAGGGCCAGGGCAAAGTACAAGTGGTCCCTGGTATTTCCAGAGAAAAAGATCAACTACATGATGGGAGAGACTGTTTTCTGCCTGAGACCTTGGAAAGGCATTGCCAATCAGATTGGATTCTATTGGGCATTCTAGCCTGGTTGAAAGCTACTTCCCAAATCCTCATTTAAGAAACCCTTTTGTGGTAATAGCTACCAGCAACAGCAGTGCAGGATTGCCATCATTCTCACCACAGCTCCATTGACACACCACATTTAGACCCTGAGAAAACATCTTCCAAATACTGCATCTATTTATCACTGCATTAACAGTTGCCAACATGGACGATGTTTGCGCAGGTTGAAGTGGGTCTGTGAACTATACTTACTAGGCTGACTCAGAGCAGACAAACTAGACCTTACAACCTATGATGCACAGACAGCAGCTATTCTTCCAAATACTATCCTTCCGAAATAGTTCTCATTGAAAGTTGTAGAAATGAATAGATATATTATATTTTGATTGCTCTTATGTCAAAGGTCAATCAAAAACCATAGAGCATTGAAGGAGAAAACATGGGTGCCTGCTTGATTCTTAAAATCACATAGatttggatccaaaacacactgcagaaataatccagtttgagactgctttaactgccctggcccagtgctaggcaatcctggaattgtagcttattgtggcaccagagatctctgacagagaaggctaaatgtctcacaaaattacagttcccagaatttcctagcactgagccagggcagttaaagcagactcaaactggattatttctgcagtgtgttttggacctaaatctatGTGATTTCAGGAATCAAGCACAATACTGCATATGGTGGTTGGAGACATTGTATTACTGCATGGAGCTCTCAACTACACAAACTAGCTCCTACAGTATATGCTTCTCAAACCCAGACAACAAAGTTGCACTCATACCATGCTGTAACAGTTCTAAATAATTCTTTTCTTCTATGAGGGTCTGGCCCTCATCTTCTGAGTGCTGATGGTCACTCTCTTTCAGTCTGGCCGTTTCAGACATCTGAATGCCCCTCCCTCCTTGGTAGTTGCCCACAGGGTGGGTACCAGAGAGGTAGATGCTGCTGTTATAGGGATTATATCCTGAAGAGTGCCAGGGATTTCCACCTAGAGTAGACATAACAGAAATAATGTTGTCACTATCAGTGGCATGTTACAAAAGGATGGCTCTCTTGTATGGTTTCAAAATGGGTACCTGCATAATAAGTACATTGAGGCACTTAGTGAGGGCATGGTACAGTTTATAATCTCCAGCCGATATACCTGATGCTTGTATCAATCAGTTGACTTCCAGTTAGTCTTTAACATTTTGTATCCTTTCTAATTGTGAGCAGGCCTTACCTGCAACACATTTCTCTTTAAATATAACAACCAATCCATTGGACATATTCAACTCAGTGTATCAATGATCACATGAACAGCTGTAACAGTTATTTTTAACTTGGAAGCCTCCTCCACGTTATAATTCTTACCCTTTTTGCAAAAATATAATTAGCCAGTGGATAGGCTAGGCTCATACAGTTTGGCCTTGGGAAGAAACAGTTTCTTGAGTCATAGTGAAAAGTATGACATGAATAATACTTATCTGTTTGCATCTGTGGGAGAAAACACAATGATGTCAAAAGCAACTCAATTTACCTCAGTTTGTCTAAGAAATAATTAATGCAGTGCACCAACAGGAAGCTGAAATTCCtaagagattccatctcatgAACTGCCCCTGTCCTCACAGTGCTCTGGTTATCAAACAGCCAGATAAAGAATTGTTTCTATATTAGTCAGAGGAGCAATATGCAAATGGTATTATGCTTGTGGGATTTCACTGCTATGGCATTTGTCCATTAGTTCAGTAGCAAACTTCTTCTATTGACAAAGTACAGCCTGCAGGCCATATGTAAAATCCTGATACCAACCTTTTTCACTCAAAAATATTTAAGAGCACTCCATGTGTGCTCTTAAACTGAGGGACGTTGCCCAACTTTCCCCAAATCTAGCTACTTTTAGTTTTCATATTTTCTAAACTACTTCCAGATCTGGAGCAGCCTATGGCAGACACTACAGTGAAAATTTGACCCAGCTTGCAGAAGCTGCCCTTTCTTGCACACAATGTTGGAAAAGACAAAGGAACCACTATTTGGGGGAGGGGTGCACTTAAGACATGTAAAGAAGATTAATAAGAGTAGGATTTCATGATGAAGCAACCACACAAGATCCTAAGTGTATAGATATATCACttaatactaaagttaagattagccatgccattgtatttccagtttttatgtatggttgtacAAGGTGGACAGGGAGGAAAGCTGGTAAGAAGAGAATCaattgaaatatggtgctggtggAGAATTCTGTAGAcactatggactgccaaaagtCAAAAATGGGAGGTCCTAGcacaaatcaagcccaaactcttccTAGATCCAAGAAgactaagctgagactgttgtacttttgacctatcatgagaagacatgactcatcaGAAAAAAGAACAATGCTTGTAAAgcggaaagcagtagaaaaagaagatcACACTATATGTGTAGAGACTTAAAtcgaggaagccacagccctcagtttgcaagacctaagcagagtctTGATAACAGTATGACATAATggtttctcattcacagagttgccacaagttgaagctgacttgacagtaagtaacaacaacaattattggaAACaactatacaatttaaaaatcaatacTTTGCCAAGGCCAGGTGGCATTCATCCAAGATTTCAAGCAGTAGCTGGGCATTCACCCAAATGGCAGCACTCAAAGCACACAGTTCCAGCTTTAGGTTACAGCAGTGTCACTTTAATATCCAATGAATCTATCATTTGCTCTTCAACAGATCAATACCAGCTCATTTAATTCTATTACACAGAAAAccttcctcagaaatatgcaCTCATGCATCTTTCCCCTTCTCCCACACATATTTTCCCCAATCCATTCACATATTGACAGAATCATATAAGTATActctaaacttttaaaaaataaaatgttagctCCTGAAAGTTGGCCCATTTAAGTACCTATCCAGTCTTACAATGTGGATAATGTATGAAAATATCCACCTTTATTCATTCCTGTAAAAACGTgttcaggaagaggaagaggaaaatggaggactgTTAAGTATATACAGAAAGAAGATTGAACAATTCAGAACAGAAAAACAGTTATGAAAGTAAGTGGGGAGGCTTTTAAAAGAACCTTCATGAATTTTCTGTACAGCAGATAAGACAACTCTCAATTTGTGTTGCCCCAATTTACAGCATTTCAAATCTACCTTTCTCCAGAAATAAATATGTGAAAGCCTAACCCACAGTGCATAGCTACCTGAGTGCACCTGTATAGTTGAGAAAGGTACAACAGCAAGAAGGTAAAAGTGAGAGTATAGAGGGCGAGATGAAACCATGGGGCTGTTGGGAGTTTTGGCATGGAGTTTTCAGTGGTAAGAAAAAGTGCCTGGACTTGTTTTCTTTCACTTGTCTATGTTGGTGGAGtgggaaaggagaaaaatcaGGTGAAGTTTTGGCACTGCTGGAAGGAAGGAGTTGCCTTTGCCTGTTGTGGGTGGGGGAGGAGAAGGCGGAAGAAACTGTAATCCTGGAGTTTTCGTGTAACTGGAAGGAGTTTCCTCTGGTTGCTTAGATGAGGGTGAGCAATTGtagtctgctttcttcacttggTAATTCAGATTAAAAAGATGCAGTGGGAGAGGAGCCGCCTCTCCTCCTGTTGTGTTCCTTGCACCTATTGCAGAAGATATGGAAGGAGATGTACTATTCCCCGCCCCTCTCCTGACATGAGGAAGCCCGCTGAAGAAGGTACATCAGAATACAAATTTTAACCAGTTGCTCTATAGATGTTCCCCTGAAGAGGAATAGTCATCTAATGGCAAGCCAGTTCACTCCACTAAGCCCCCTTGGGATCAGCAGTTGCTGCTTCTTCTGCTTCCTCTGGAGAGCATTTGCACATTTATCTAGCCTGTAAAAGGTAAGCACTGATGTTTTAGGTTTTAAAACTTCACAAAGTTGGTGGTGGTGTGAGTAAAACTGCTAATCATGTGGCTACTTCAGCTCCATCAAAAAGCATCCCCATAGTCTCCTATGGAACTGACTTTCCCCCATTTACATCAGTCTCAATTATATATCAGATGGTTCCTGCCCACTCATCATCCAGACTCTCGCTCTAAATTTTCACAGCACTTCCATTTGCTTAACATTTTGTCGCTGCAATAACCAAGGCTAGACATTCAGAGTTTCGGTCattactaatactactaataatttgATATTATTAAAGCTTAGCTTTCCACAATTTTGAAGAGCTTCTGAATTTCACACACCTTTGTGAGACTGTTATGCAGCTTAACATTAAAACCCTGTGATCTCAAATTAAAAGTAGCAGGTCACATAAGAACAAGAAGTACAAGTCCACAATATCTACATCAAGAAAAAGAGCTTCTACCTCCACCAGAACCAAATCCACCTGCTCCACCACCAGCACCTCCCATAGATGCACCTCCACCAAAGTGCTGAGGGAACTGAGGCAAGGTCTTCTTACGTTTCCTTTCCACTTCTTCCttatctgcagccaaaaacatggaaaagttatCAATGTTAGGTCCTGCCATAATGTTAACTAACACGTAATACATTGCCTGGAACGGTTTATACCTTCAACAACTGGGTAGTATGTAAACTGCTTGGAGTCGCTCACATCACCCCCTCGTTTGCGTTTCAGCTGGAGAAACACAGTGACTGGGCGGTCTATCTTCATCTTGTGGTAGGGCGGTGTgcggaatacaatggcatactgcAGGAACACAAGGAATGGGGGTGCAGAAAGACAAGGCACATCACACAGCTAGATCATCCACAGCATGTCTGTACCTCTCTGCCAATACAGCATATGCCAAATGCTGGGCAGTCTTTTCCTTGCACTAACAACCCATTTTAACTGAGTGGGAAGACATATTTTAGTCACATTTCACTCACAGTTACAACCatgaaaaacagtatttaaaacagaaaaatcattCAAAAGGTATATACAAAAACACTTGGAAAAGATAACACTTGGTGTTTCAACAGGCTGCCAGAAAATGCTCTAGTCTGGGCAGGAAGCTCTATAGTAGGGGTACTATATTCCAAGAACCATTCCTGTCTGTCCCTACTTCTCAAAATTATGGGTCATATTGCATGTCCTCCTTCTCAATGCTGATGGATGGGAGATATGTAGAGGAAAAAATTAATATCTTCTTTAATTATATCAGATCATATAGGGTTCCAGCTCTTGAGTAAGGTCCAAATCCTGGCCCCAAATCCCAACTACAgccccatagagacaggccaaaataaagctgcttcgggtcattttgaggtatggtgtttaaatgatgcatccatcctaagagtccggaagccacagcaaaaccatgctccagtagTTGCCAGTAGTCCAGAACAATTTACTGTACTGAATGGAGCTGAAAGGCCCAGATGAATCTACTTCTAGAAATTGATCATATATGAGGAAAAATAATACACTTTTTGTTCCAAATCCTAGCCGCAACTCCCAACTACATCACTTCATCCAACCATCCCTGAAGTTGCCACTACCAAAACACTGCACACAGGAATGCCATTCAAAAAGGGCATATAAATGCCTAAATTGTACCCCAGAACTGTACAAGTCACTCTTTATTTCCCTCCTACAAAGCAGCACTGGCATTTGCTATCAGAAGTAGGTCCATTTTCTTCTTGCTTGCTTTCACTGGCCAAAAGCAAGAGACATAACATACTCTTCCAGGGACCTTGCTAAAGCACCAGTTATAGCAACAGAAAATAGTCCCCAACAATGTGACAAGCAGATATCCACCATTGGTCCTGCTGTAGTAACAGCATCCATGCTCATTTTAACATGAGAAGTGTTGCTCACAAAGTGCTTTGCAAACTGACAAAGGTTCTTCATTAGGAGGGTCTGGATAAAATAAATCTTTCACTGCCAGGACAGGTGGCACTGCTAGATAGCCCTGAGCAGGTACACTTGGTAAGAGGGCAACATTACTCCCACAGTACAAATCTAATACATGTGTGATCAATGCTCGCAAGTTTGTTGTCACTTACACTTCAGGCCTTGGAGCATTCTTGTCCTTAACACACTGAGCAAAATTTACCAATGCCTGGCAGAACACCAAAGAACAACTGCATCAATGGCCAGTGGTAGTCTACCagtgagagctagcatggtgtagtgctttgagtgatGGACAATGATTTTGGAGACCAATGATTTCAACCTTTCTGTTCTCCAAAGGCAAATCATTTTAACTGTCCCTCCACCCTCTGGAGTGGCAATCTTTGCCTACCCACTCAGATGATTATGCCCTTTCAAGAAGTGATCTGAGGGGAAGCAAACATATTCATGGAGAAAACGTATCAGGTCAAGCACATGTTTTGTAATATGAAGGGCATTAAAGCCTGGGGAAACATTCCTTTTCAACACAGAGCTCCACCTGAGGCAGCcttaaaatgcatgttttagtCAAGCCACCTCAACAACAGTCCCAAAGCATGCTCAGGCATGAGCCCTGCAAGGCAACATAGTGGGGTTGTGTACTAACAGTGCCCCTCCTTTACCTGTGACAAATAAACCCAGAAATGTTAACTCGTTGTCTTTAAATTAGAACACACCAAAACCTACACTGGTTCTCAGGTTCATGCAAATACCTGTTTATGCACATCAGTAGGAGAGAAATCTCCAAAGGCCTGCCAGCCATTTTCATCATCTTCATAAAATCGTACTTCAATATCATCtagagaagaaggaaaatataCTAATTATTAGAATATTAGCACTTGTGCAATCACATTTGGCTGGAAGAGTTTCCCCCATTACCAGAACTGAaaagggatagaatcatagagttggaagagaccccaagggccatccagtccaactccattctgccatgcaggaaatctcaatcaaagcatacccgacagatggccatccaacctctggtttTGACCCTTTTTCATCAGAGGGAATCCCACAAGTTACCAAGCATTAAAGATTCTTTGTCTCTATTGGGAGCAAAAGCATGCATCATATGCAAGACAGCTGCTGCTCCCAAAACATACACAAATGAGAGAGGAAAAGACAGGATAAAGAAGACATAAGGAGGCAGGGGATAGTGTTTACCTttctgaactttatcacacagcaagTAGACTTCATCCCCACCTCGTACAGAACCAGCTGTCTTATCCATCCGGGAGATCTTTAGGTTGGAAGCTCCAGGAGACTCTGTCGGGGGAAGAGGGGGCAATTTTTTAGCTGCATATGTCTGAATATAATTGTGTTCAGCAATATAAGAGAtgtaggctacatccacactgcagaaataatccggtttgacagcactttaaactgccatggttcaatgctatgggaattggtagtttgttgtggcatacCATCACTccactctggtaccacaacaagctAGACCCCCCAGAATctcacaacattgagccatggcagttaaagtggtgtcaaaccagattatttctgcagaatgggTGCAGCCTTAGTAGAGAGTCACAGTATCAGCTCAGATTTACAACTCAAGTTTTTACAAGATGGCAACCCAGCTTTTATTTGCATTCACCGTTCACCTTTCCCCTTGAGTGCTctaactacacacacacagacaggatTCAGAGAAGAGGATAACTGGGTTTCAGTTTGTGTCATTTGATGTAATGAAAAACAACCCAACAAAGCTACTCAAGTCATGGACTGGTCCACAAACCATCATTTGCTGGTCCCTGGAGAAAGAATTGTAGCAATGGGCACAAATAATGTACTAGTCTCCTGCATCAGATAAGCTAAAGAGCAATGCTGTGTAACATATGCACACCTTGCTGGAGAGGCCATGTTTGAACCAAAGAATTTATGGCTGTTGCTAGCCACCCGCTATCTGAATGACTGGACTAATTTTTCTTTTCCCACCATGAAAGCTCTCTCACACTAAAATGGAAAGATGGAGGGATTATTTGTGCACTACGATGCCTACAAGATCCAGGACACCAATAAAAATTGATTAGATTCCTGGGTAAAGGATGACAGACTTCTCTTAAAAATTCTGAAACAATAATTGCTTAGTTCTTCTGTCATAGTACAAGATACATGAAGGCACGGAAGAGGAATAATAAGATAAATATTCAGGTCTTGTTTAGCAAGGCCCTAAGTGCAGATGAGGAGATCCAAACAGCACAGGCAGTCCATACACTGAAATTTAAATTTCATCTTGTACTAACAGCAAGGTAGAAAAGAGTGTACAAAATGTGTACTCCATACATAATTGCTTGTAAGGCTTAGGTCTTGATGGGAAAATGAGGCTAGCGAGGAGGTGCAGTAACAGACATCACATGCTCTCCTGTAACTACATGGAAACCTCagctttaagcagtttacaaacaaGGAAAGGTAGACTCACTGCTGTCATGTATGGGGTCTGATATAACTGGCTTCAGTGCCAGAGTGAAGTTTCCACTGCTGTCACGAAGGTAGGCACTGAAACGCAAACGAACAATGCTGAGGTCCATTGTCTTCTTCAGCTCTTTTGCTTCTTGCTCGATCTCCTCTTGCTCAGATTCTACCAAAATAGATGTTGAATTACAAGTCTGATCAGAAAGGAGCTACAGCCATGACTCTGGAAGTCTCAAGTCCCACACAACAGGGTAAACTATCAGGAAAGTTACATAGATCCTCACAGATACGTTGTAGGCAACCAAAGTTAGCATGAGCCAAGTTTACCAATTCTTTTTATGGATAAAGCTGAAAGGGTTTGGTGTGGGAAAACAGAAGAGATATACAGAATATCATATGCAATGGCGGGAGACACAATGCTATGTTCATCTAGAATTCTCCTAGACTGTGTACCAAAGATGTGTTGCTTTCAGTGAGCCTCTGGTTTCCATTCCTTATGTATAAACTAGGAATGAATACTGATGGGAACTTGTGAGCAGCATTCATCATGCAAAGCTTCTCTCAACTAATCAATAACTAATCTGATAGCTGGATGGCCAACAGACAATTCCAGCTCATTTCCAGTGAAGCTACATGACACCTTGTGGTCTCCTAATTGTAACTGAACAAAGGGATATTGGTAGCTGAAAAATACATAGGTAGCAGATATACAGAAAATCAGTATCTGCTTGGGAGGGGGCAGCAGgtaatatatatgcatgcatgcacacacacacatgcacacaccaaaaaCAAACCTGGAATCCTAATAGTCTATTTCTGTTAAATACCTAAAAAACATTCTTCTACCCACATCCACTTTTTGGGAGTTACCTGTCAGAGACTGAACCCTATTTCGCATCTTTTGCTTCTGCAATTTCTTCTTGATGATTTCCATCATGTTTTTCTTAGTCACGTGGAGCACACCCAAGTTGTTAAATCTGTAAAATCAACAACAGTctacatcattaaaaatacaaaaagtaaaatgtgattaaactataaatagaattaaaagccatttaaaaacatacccattaaaaaaagaagaagcacatACTATAAAGCACATAGTTAAAAACCCTTTCCCCACAGGCAGGTAGTTCCCTGACTCCAGAAAAACACTACAGAGATGCCAGTGTAGCCTcttttccagagcctgggaactaAGAAGACTTTCTCCTGTGTTTCTGCCTAATAAGCATGTGAGGATGATAGGGTAGAGAGAAGGGCCACCCCTGAAGAACAACACAGAGACGGCCTCATTTAAGGAGATATGGtttttcagatagcctggacgcAGCTTCACAGGGTACAATCAA from Sceloporus undulatus isolate JIND9_A2432 ecotype Alabama chromosome 3, SceUnd_v1.1, whole genome shotgun sequence encodes the following:
- the NFKB2 gene encoding nuclear factor NF-kappa-B p100 subunit isoform X2 — translated: MDCDGYRPCLDGLDYDDFQFGSHLIEQKELHMETVEGPYLTIIEQPKQRGFRFRYGCEGPSHGGLPGASSEKGHKTYPTVKISNYVGLARIEVDLVTHTDPPQVHAHSLVGKQCGDDGNCIVTVGPKDMTAQFNNLGVLHVTKKNMMEIIKKKLQKQKMRNRVQSLTESEQEEIEQEAKELKKTMDLSIVRLRFSAYLRDSSGNFTLALKPVISDPIHDSKSPGASNLKISRMDKTAGSVRGGDEVYLLCDKVQKDDIEVRFYEDDENGWQAFGDFSPTDVHKQYAIVFRTPPYHKMKIDRPVTVFLQLKRKRGGDVSDSKQFTYYPVVEDKEEVERKRKKTLPQFPQHFGGGASMGGAGGGAGGFGSGGGGNPWHSSGYNPYNSSIYLSGTHPVGNYQGGRGIQMSETARLKESDHQHSEDEGQTLIEEKNYLELLQHECSSWMLMLARRSARALLDYAVTADPRMLLSVQRHLAASQDENGDTPLHLAIIHEQTAVIVQLVQVAVSIPNQQIINITNHLQQTPLHLAVITRQPRVAGFLLQAGADPTLLDRYGNSIIHLALQLDDEEMLRTLLCHLGSHTLHLLETPNYLGFFPVHLAVKCKRPTCLELLVEKGADVNTAEWQSGRTPLHLAVEMENLNLATYLMKKLGADVNAQTSAGNTPLHLAAGMGSPILTKMLIKAGADIQCENDEPIMGTSSNSSSDTELDQEEEDWAMELGDTCSSELTEQYTDHIAESKELDPHRKKQRRGHIPFDLTSSQKVREILLLATLEVGDKERSAAPTVSRQGSILSLNSDTFQSLEQLLNRDCHGADWVELAKRLGLCSLVETYRDTPSPCRGLLFSYELAGGSLKGLLEALDAMGLVEGVRLLRRPETFAKLQSTELKEDSGYGSQSVEEESAALPGKMQPEPMLEPPTLSLQNQEEQVH
- the NFKB2 gene encoding nuclear factor NF-kappa-B p100 subunit isoform X1, whose product is MDCDGYRPCLDGLDYDDFQFGSHLIEQKELHMETVEGPYLTIIEQPKQRGFRFRYGCEGPSHGGLPGASSEKGHKTYPTVKISNYVGLARIEVDLVTHTDPPQVHAHSLVGKQCGDDGNCIVTVGPKDMTAQFNNLGVLHVTKKNMMEIIKKKLQKQKMRNRVQSLTESEQEEIEQEAKELKKTMDLSIVRLRFSAYLRDSSGNFTLALKPVISDPIHDSKSPGASNLKISRMDKTAGSVRGGDEVYLLCDKVQKDDIEVRFYEDDENGWQAFGDFSPTDVHKQYAIVFRTPPYHKMKIDRPVTVFLQLKRKRGGDVSDSKQFTYYPVVEDKEEVERKRKKTLPQFPQHFGGGASMGGAGGGAGGFGSGGGGNPWHSSGYNPYNSSIYLSGTHPVGNYQGGRGIQMSETARLKESDHQHSEDEGQTLIEEKNYLELLQHAQECSSWMLMLARRSARALLDYAVTADPRMLLSVQRHLAASQDENGDTPLHLAIIHEQTAVIVQLVQVAVSIPNQQIINITNHLQQTPLHLAVITRQPRVAGFLLQAGADPTLLDRYGNSIIHLALQLDDEEMLRTLLCHLGSHTLHLLETPNYLGFFPVHLAVKCKRPTCLELLVEKGADVNTAEWQSGRTPLHLAVEMENLNLATYLMKKLGADVNAQTSAGNTPLHLAAGMGSPILTKMLIKAGADIQCENDEPIMGTSSNSSSDTELDQEEEDWAMELGDTCSSELTEQYTDHIAESKELDPHRKKQRRGHIPFDLTSSQKVREILLLATLEVGDKERSAAPTVSRQGSILSLNSDTFQSLEQLLNRDCHGADWVELAKRLGLCSLVETYRDTPSPCRGLLFSYELAGGSLKGLLEALDAMGLVEGVRLLRRPETFAKLQSTELKEDSGYGSQSVEEESAALPGKMQPEPMLEPPTLSLQNQEEQVH